Proteins from a genomic interval of Stenotrophomonas sp. 24(2023):
- a CDS encoding PoNe immunity protein domain-containing protein, protein MHQSSNIASSFSTPLSIETGTGMPLHNPDWKEWMARKVSADDFALRREPQQRYATYLAQFQDTVSGIAMVTVDLPKHLSRASRGGLMTSTRRRLWDTLDLMSLQYSAGAPIGQLTGIWPYTLAWAEEYGAFDKAYDDSPENTSGDRVPHAPLVTESYWIVALRMVCFGILTGNANDMPRVMAFLDYVNAELGIHDGLLERLVAPWAPGRPQPDTTTRNLPYRRLLKVFEASPDRRPALMATYLQHWYEASRREPYVDQHGEGDIIFYGYWSWEAAATTIVLGIDDASYRDMAFYPKDLVDYARRGAPMKTPHTHSDGAS, encoded by the coding sequence ATGCACCAAAGCTCCAACATTGCGTCGAGTTTCTCAACCCCGCTTTCCATTGAAACAGGAACCGGCATGCCGCTTCATAATCCCGACTGGAAGGAATGGATGGCACGCAAAGTCAGCGCAGACGACTTTGCGCTGCGAAGAGAGCCGCAGCAGCGCTATGCAACGTATCTCGCCCAGTTCCAGGATACGGTGAGCGGGATTGCCATGGTCACCGTCGACCTGCCCAAGCACCTTTCCAGAGCATCCCGTGGCGGATTGATGACCTCCACGCGCCGGCGCTTATGGGACACCCTTGATCTGATGAGCCTGCAGTACTCGGCAGGTGCGCCGATCGGCCAACTCACCGGGATCTGGCCATACACCCTGGCGTGGGCAGAGGAGTACGGCGCCTTTGACAAAGCCTATGATGATTCGCCGGAAAACACCTCCGGCGATCGCGTTCCGCATGCACCGTTGGTAACTGAAAGCTATTGGATCGTCGCCCTGCGGATGGTGTGCTTCGGGATCCTGACGGGCAACGCCAATGACATGCCCCGTGTCATGGCATTCCTCGACTATGTCAACGCCGAACTGGGCATCCATGACGGACTGCTGGAGCGCCTGGTGGCACCGTGGGCACCTGGCCGCCCCCAGCCTGACACCACCACGCGCAACCTGCCCTACCGCAGGCTGCTGAAGGTCTTCGAGGCCAGCCCTGACAGGCGTCCGGCATTGATGGCGACCTATCTTCAGCACTGGTACGAGGCCAGCCGGCGCGAGCCCTATGTCGACCAGCATGGCGAGGGCGACATTATCTTCTACGGCTACTGGTCATGGGAGGCCGCCGCGACCACCATCGTGCTCGGCATCGATGATGCCAGCTATCGCGACATGGCCTTCTACCCGAAGGATCTTGTGGACTACGCACGCAGGGGCGCACCAATGAAGACACCCCACACGCATTCCGATGGGGCATCCTGA
- a CDS encoding I78 family peptidase inhibitor, producing MIRFRHAGVGLAAVVAPLLLAACVTSPGPEVKGSGVCDASQLGWAVGQPANEENLRRLSRESGAGLVNPIGPSTLTTKDIRRDRLRVFFGKDNLISAVRCE from the coding sequence ATGATCCGTTTCCGTCATGCCGGCGTTGGGCTGGCCGCCGTGGTCGCACCGCTGTTGCTGGCCGCCTGTGTCACCTCGCCCGGCCCGGAGGTCAAGGGCAGCGGGGTGTGCGATGCCAGCCAGCTGGGCTGGGCAGTAGGCCAGCCGGCCAACGAGGAAAACCTGCGCCGCCTGTCACGTGAAAGTGGTGCCGGCCTGGTCAACCCGATCGGCCCCAGCACCCTCACCACCAAGGACATCCGCCGCGATCGCCTGCGCGTGTTCTTCGGCAAGGACAACCTCATCAGCGCCGTGCGCTGCGAATAA